One Rhododendron vialii isolate Sample 1 chromosome 2a, ASM3025357v1 genomic region harbors:
- the LOC131316385 gene encoding coatomer subunit zeta-1-like — MESCPKVKNILLLDSEGKRVAVKYYSDDWPTNSARETFEKAVFTKTQKTNARTEAEITMLESNIVVYKFMQDLHFFVTGGEDENEVILANVLQGFFDAVGLLLRGNVEKKEALENLDLILLCIDEIIDGGIVLETDANLIAGKVATHSLDSGAPLSEQTISQALATAREHLTRSLLK; from the exons ATg GAGTCATGTCCTAAAGTGAAAAACATTCTTCTCTTGGATTCGGAAGGGAAACGTGTAGCTGTCAAGTACTATTCAGATGACTGGCCGACAAACAGTGCAAGGGAAACTTTTGAGAAAGCTGTATTTACCAAGACGCAAAAGACTAATGCCCGAACAGAAG CGGAGATAACAATGCTGGAGAGCAACATTGTTGTTTACAAGTTCATGCAAGACCTTCACTTCTTTGTTACTGGGGGTGAAGATGAAAATGAAGTCATCTTGGCCAATGTTCTTCAGGGTTTTTTTGATGCAGTTGGTCTACTCCTAAG GGGCAATGTTGAAAAGAAGGAGGCACTCGAGAACTTAGATCTGATTCTTTTATGCATTGATGAAATTATTGATGGCGG AATTGTCCTCGAAACTGATGCAAATCTAATTGCTGGGAAGGTTGCTACCCATAGTCTGGATTCTGGTGCACCTCTGTCTGAGCAG ACTATAAGTCAGGCATTGGCCACTGCGCGTGAACATCTTACGAGATCCTTGCTTAAGTGA